Proteins from one Nitrospira sp. genomic window:
- a CDS encoding PAS domain S-box protein gives MKPSIQPQDEYRRHDALLRYGILDSQAEPAFDDLCQLATQICGAPMAYIGFMDRTRLWFKSRIGIPQTELPRDRSLCAHTIMQSHPIVLPNALADLRFANHPMVTGEPFIRFYAGIPLLTADGDAIGTLCVLDRHPRHVSQKQEQALTALARQVISQLELRQRAKQLAQSAQAQRQAEAMHERLLLALGHSTEGVALLTKEGRYTFVNDAFAGMYGFRPIDLIGQSWTTLYPPEWVAKLDDVFFPLLRQHGIWRGDLIGRTKSGESIWVEASLKTLPERHHEEQWLIWTCSNITAQKQALEEIADTRARLQTVLDSATEIGIIATNPQGLITLFNFGAERLLGYQADEVIGQRTLDSFHLPSEIAVRGHQLSERFGRPLAGADVLVEAARMGGYEEREWTYLRKDGDGITVSLVVTAVRGPNGALTGFLGIAKDVTALKQVTLQTEAQQELLSAISEVQDAFISDIRTEEMFARLLTRLQILTRSPYGIVGEAEFTNEAPPSLHIHAHTFPATSEPSSEKQEKVLQQHLQRVLTTGHPVLINDSGHPSFQTLLGLPLLEGDRVVGVVAMAGRPEGYHASLIDYLNPFLQTCGQILRSYRNTMQRQTAEQALTRHTAWMRAILDHAADGIITIDERGTVTSFNPSAVRIFGYTAEEIINTNISRLMPEPHQSAHDGYLQHYRQTGHANVIGKEVEVAGVKKDGTLFPIELAISEIRLADSRFFTGFVRDITARKKSDEAIRIAAEHLESQNRELEQARDQALAATQAKSAFLATMSHEIRTPMNSIIGMADLLLGTTLTDEQKNFVNRFSRAANALLGLINDILDLSKIESGHMTLETIPFDLRELVETTGELMAVRAQAKGLELITHVAPDAPQFVMGDPTRLRQILLNLLGNAIKFTERGEIILRVQPHDASPEGLLHFSVTDSGIGIPEDKLNTIFENFTQVDSSTTRKYGGTGLGLSISRRLTELMGGRIWAESTLGAGCTMHVTVRLPQAASEPPAGDGTGLRLTGTRMLIVDDHETNRLVCHDILARTDASIVEAGDGPAALAAMQKAHTDGIPFHLVILDCRMPEMDGFSVAEAMRASPELSKTPTIMLTSDAGSGNATKAHALGIRQHLSKPIRSIALLNAVHSTLTEIPQISLDQTPATTPLPASAETPHVPARPSAIGRILLAEDLEDNRDVVALFLKTTAYELDMAENGAIALEKFKAGTYDLVFMDMQMPVMDGYVATHRIREWEHEHRRAPTPILALTANAFPEELEKSLSAGCTAHLTKPIKKKALLEAIRHYARHPDHQEAA, from the coding sequence ATGAAGCCTTCTATACAGCCGCAAGATGAATATCGACGCCACGACGCCCTGTTGCGCTATGGCATCCTGGACTCCCAAGCTGAGCCGGCCTTCGACGACCTATGCCAGCTCGCGACACAAATCTGCGGAGCCCCCATGGCCTACATCGGCTTCATGGATCGGACCCGCCTCTGGTTCAAATCCCGCATCGGAATTCCCCAGACCGAACTCCCGCGAGATCGCTCGCTCTGCGCCCATACCATCATGCAATCGCACCCCATCGTGCTTCCTAATGCCTTGGCCGATCTTCGATTCGCGAATCATCCCATGGTCACGGGAGAGCCGTTCATTCGCTTCTACGCAGGCATTCCACTCCTCACTGCCGATGGCGATGCGATCGGCACCCTCTGTGTGCTCGACCGTCATCCCCGCCATGTCAGCCAAAAACAGGAGCAGGCCCTCACCGCCCTGGCACGGCAAGTTATAAGCCAGTTGGAGCTCCGCCAACGCGCCAAGCAACTCGCCCAGAGTGCCCAAGCCCAGCGGCAAGCCGAAGCGATGCATGAGCGGCTGCTCCTGGCATTGGGACATAGCACCGAGGGCGTCGCCCTCCTGACCAAAGAAGGCCGCTATACGTTCGTCAACGACGCCTTTGCCGGCATGTATGGCTTTCGTCCCATCGACCTCATCGGACAATCCTGGACGACGCTCTATCCACCCGAATGGGTCGCGAAACTCGACGACGTGTTTTTCCCCCTCCTCCGACAGCACGGCATCTGGCGGGGAGATCTGATCGGCCGCACCAAATCCGGCGAGTCCATCTGGGTCGAAGCCTCCTTGAAAACGCTTCCGGAGCGGCACCATGAAGAACAGTGGCTGATCTGGACCTGCAGCAACATCACCGCGCAAAAACAGGCGCTGGAGGAAATCGCCGACACTCGGGCACGTCTGCAAACCGTCCTCGATTCCGCCACGGAAATCGGCATCATCGCCACCAATCCGCAAGGCCTCATTACGCTCTTTAACTTCGGCGCCGAGCGCCTGCTCGGCTACCAGGCCGATGAAGTCATCGGACAGCGCACCCTCGACTCTTTCCACCTCCCGTCGGAAATAGCCGTTCGCGGGCATCAGCTCTCTGAACGATTCGGACGTCCGCTGGCCGGTGCCGATGTCCTGGTTGAAGCGGCGCGCATGGGAGGCTACGAAGAACGGGAATGGACCTACCTTCGCAAAGACGGCGACGGCATTACCGTCAGTCTGGTCGTCACGGCCGTGCGAGGGCCCAACGGCGCGCTGACAGGATTTCTCGGCATTGCGAAAGACGTCACAGCCTTGAAACAGGTGACACTCCAGACTGAGGCCCAGCAAGAATTATTATCCGCGATTTCCGAAGTGCAGGACGCGTTTATCTCAGACATCCGGACCGAAGAGATGTTTGCCAGACTGCTCACCCGACTGCAAATCCTCACTCGGAGTCCCTACGGAATCGTTGGGGAGGCGGAATTCACCAACGAGGCTCCCCCATCTCTCCACATCCATGCCCATACGTTCCCTGCCACGTCAGAGCCCTCGTCAGAGAAACAGGAGAAAGTCCTCCAGCAACATTTGCAACGGGTGCTTACCACCGGGCACCCAGTCCTGATTAATGATTCCGGCCATCCCTCTTTTCAAACACTCCTCGGCCTTCCGCTGTTAGAAGGTGATCGAGTGGTCGGGGTTGTGGCCATGGCCGGACGACCGGAGGGCTATCACGCTTCACTGATCGACTATCTGAATCCGTTTCTCCAAACCTGCGGCCAGATTCTGCGGTCCTATCGGAATACGATGCAGCGACAAACCGCTGAGCAAGCGCTGACGCGACACACAGCTTGGATGCGGGCCATCCTGGACCATGCGGCCGACGGCATCATCACCATCGACGAGCGCGGCACCGTCACCTCGTTCAATCCCTCGGCGGTACGGATCTTCGGCTACACAGCCGAAGAGATCATCAACACCAACATCTCCCGCCTCATGCCGGAGCCGCACCAATCAGCCCATGACGGCTATCTCCAACACTATCGCCAGACCGGTCACGCCAACGTCATCGGGAAAGAAGTGGAAGTCGCCGGCGTCAAGAAAGACGGCACATTATTTCCGATCGAACTGGCCATCAGCGAAATCCGTCTCGCAGACAGCCGGTTCTTTACCGGATTTGTCCGGGACATCACCGCGCGCAAAAAATCGGATGAGGCTATACGGATCGCTGCCGAGCATCTCGAATCACAGAATCGCGAACTCGAGCAAGCGCGAGATCAGGCCTTGGCAGCTACGCAAGCCAAGAGCGCGTTCCTCGCCACGATGAGCCATGAAATCCGTACCCCCATGAATTCTATCATCGGCATGGCCGATCTGTTGCTGGGAACCACGCTCACCGACGAACAAAAGAATTTTGTGAATCGGTTCAGTCGGGCGGCGAACGCCTTGCTGGGACTGATTAACGACATTTTGGATTTATCGAAAATCGAATCCGGCCATATGACGCTGGAAACTATTCCCTTCGATCTTCGGGAACTCGTCGAAACCACCGGCGAACTCATGGCTGTGCGGGCACAGGCAAAAGGGCTCGAACTCATCACCCATGTGGCGCCTGATGCCCCACAGTTCGTGATGGGAGATCCCACGCGTCTGAGGCAGATCCTGCTCAACCTCCTCGGCAATGCCATTAAATTCACCGAGCGGGGCGAAATCATCCTGCGGGTGCAGCCGCACGACGCCTCCCCAGAGGGCCTGCTGCATTTCAGCGTGACGGACAGCGGCATCGGCATTCCCGAAGACAAGCTGAATACAATCTTCGAAAACTTCACGCAAGTCGATTCCTCCACGACGAGAAAATACGGCGGCACCGGGCTGGGGCTCAGCATCTCCCGGCGCCTGACTGAACTGATGGGCGGACGCATCTGGGCTGAAAGCACGCTCGGAGCGGGCTGCACCATGCATGTCACCGTACGCCTGCCGCAGGCCGCCTCAGAGCCTCCCGCCGGCGACGGGACCGGCCTGCGCCTGACCGGCACGCGCATGCTGATCGTCGATGACCATGAAACCAATCGCCTGGTCTGCCACGACATCCTCGCCCGAACAGACGCCAGTATCGTCGAAGCCGGTGACGGCCCTGCCGCGTTGGCTGCGATGCAGAAGGCCCACACCGACGGCATCCCATTTCATCTCGTCATCCTCGATTGTCGCATGCCGGAAATGGACGGTTTCTCCGTCGCCGAGGCGATGCGCGCATCCCCGGAATTATCCAAGACGCCAACCATCATGCTGACATCCGACGCGGGCAGCGGAAACGCGACGAAAGCTCACGCCTTGGGCATTCGCCAGCATCTCAGCAAGCCCATTCGAAGCATAGCGCTGCTCAACGCCGTCCACAGTACCCTGACCGAAATACCACAGATCTCCCTCGACCAGACTCCGGCAACCACTCCGCTCCCAGCATCCGCCGAAACACCGCATGTCCCGGCCCGACCGTCTGCGATAGGCCGAATCCTCCTCGCCGAGGATCTCGAAGACAATCGCGACGTCGTCGCGCTCTTCTTGAAAACCACAGCCTATGAACTCGACATGGCAGAAAATGGGGCGATCGCATTGGAGAAGTTCAAAGCGGGCACCTACGATCTCGTCTTCATGGACATGCAGATGCCCGTCATGGACGGGTATGTCGCCACCCATCGGATTCGGGAATGGGAACACGAACACCGGCGCGCGCCGACTCCGATCTTGGCGCTCACGGCCAATGCATTCCCCGAAGAACTCGAGAAAAGTCTTTCGGCCGGCTGCACGGCGCATCTCACGAAACCGATTAAGAAAAAGGCGCTGCTGGAGGCCATTCGCCACTATGCCCGACATCCCGATCACCAGGAGGCTGCTTGA
- a CDS encoding PBP1A family penicillin-binding protein — translation MPGDDRFVEIQQPSRRPWRWWQITLLTLCALGIVGVTAAAGVIWHLAQDLPPLDLLQGYQPSLVTTVYADDRQPIGQFFIERRTLTPLDHIPKTLTHAVIATEDVRFFEHPGLDYIGILRAAWTNLRHGGKKVEGASTITQQLARSLFLSAERSYDRKLRELILAYKMEAVSTKEQILETYLNQIYFGQGSYGVASAAQSYFGKEIEKLTLAESAFLGGLPKSPSRFSPFTNYERAKKRQEHVLARMEEAGFISVAERDAAIAEELKFRRPGSEHIAPYFVEHVRQQLVAKYGESMVYKGGLQIFTTLNLEMQRAAESAFLAGVRDLDKRQGWRGPKKTVDLATVQIPGAPLSDQPIKAGDFLEGIVLKQAKDHYVVQLGDQTAKLLFDDMAWAKRVLKGTDPTQDVVVTPDVKKALKPGDVIEVSVKKLAKDGMQLTLEQTPIVEGGLVAVDPRTGAIRAMVGGYDFSRSEYNRAVQARRQPGSAFKPVIYATAMAQGMSPATQILDAPVVYEQEADDKIWKPENYGRKFHGMVTLRDALAHSHNLATVRLLDKVGIKNVIEFARTVGVTSPLPADLSLGLGSSSIGLLELTSVYGVFLNKGTRAEPFAIKVAKDSTGKTLEAMEDQPHELIAKETAYLITNMMEDVIQKGTGQAAKVIDRPIAGKTGTTNEYINAWFIGGAPNLVTGVYVGFDDRRPLGESETGARSALPIWIQFMKEALLQLPVVPFEIPEGITYVKVDPTTGLLESEQEGDGEKGSVELFAKGSEPTQSAARRLGPTDFYKLDQIPEGGPVGEGIASP, via the coding sequence ATGCCTGGTGACGACCGGTTCGTTGAAATACAGCAGCCTTCGCGTCGTCCCTGGCGTTGGTGGCAGATCACCCTCTTGACGCTGTGTGCCCTCGGCATTGTGGGCGTCACGGCTGCGGCTGGCGTGATCTGGCATTTGGCTCAGGATCTTCCCCCCTTGGACCTCTTGCAGGGGTATCAACCGAGTTTGGTCACGACGGTCTATGCCGACGATCGGCAGCCGATTGGCCAGTTCTTTATCGAGCGGCGGACGCTGACCCCTCTGGACCACATTCCGAAAACATTGACGCATGCCGTGATTGCGACGGAAGACGTGCGGTTTTTCGAGCATCCTGGGCTGGACTATATCGGGATTTTGCGAGCTGCGTGGACCAACCTTCGCCACGGCGGGAAGAAGGTGGAAGGGGCAAGCACGATTACGCAGCAATTGGCGCGGTCTCTCTTCTTGTCCGCAGAGCGATCGTATGATCGGAAGCTGCGGGAGTTGATCCTGGCCTATAAGATGGAAGCGGTGTCCACGAAAGAGCAGATTCTTGAAACCTATTTGAACCAGATCTATTTCGGTCAGGGGTCCTACGGAGTGGCATCCGCGGCGCAATCGTATTTCGGAAAAGAGATCGAAAAACTCACGCTCGCCGAGTCCGCGTTTCTCGGCGGACTGCCGAAGTCGCCGAGCCGGTTCTCCCCGTTCACGAACTACGAGCGGGCGAAGAAGCGTCAGGAGCATGTGCTCGCGCGTATGGAAGAGGCGGGATTCATTTCCGTCGCTGAGCGCGATGCCGCGATCGCAGAGGAATTGAAGTTCCGTCGGCCTGGCAGTGAGCACATTGCGCCCTATTTCGTCGAACATGTGCGCCAGCAGCTGGTCGCAAAATACGGCGAATCGATGGTGTACAAGGGCGGGTTGCAGATCTTCACCACGCTGAATCTGGAAATGCAGCGAGCTGCGGAGAGTGCGTTTCTTGCGGGCGTGCGGGATCTCGATAAACGCCAAGGGTGGCGTGGCCCAAAGAAGACAGTCGATCTTGCGACGGTGCAAATCCCCGGGGCTCCGCTTTCGGATCAACCGATCAAGGCCGGGGATTTTCTTGAGGGCATCGTGCTGAAGCAGGCGAAGGATCACTATGTCGTCCAACTCGGGGATCAGACGGCCAAGCTTCTATTCGACGATATGGCCTGGGCCAAACGTGTGTTGAAAGGGACTGATCCAACACAGGATGTGGTGGTGACGCCTGACGTCAAGAAAGCCTTGAAGCCGGGCGATGTGATTGAGGTCAGCGTCAAGAAACTCGCCAAGGACGGGATGCAATTGACTCTGGAGCAGACGCCGATTGTCGAAGGTGGGCTGGTTGCGGTTGACCCTCGGACGGGGGCTATTCGTGCCATGGTGGGTGGCTACGATTTTTCCCGCAGCGAATATAACCGCGCGGTCCAGGCCCGCCGGCAGCCCGGCTCAGCGTTTAAGCCGGTGATCTACGCCACGGCGATGGCGCAGGGGATGAGTCCTGCGACGCAAATTCTCGATGCGCCGGTGGTGTACGAGCAGGAAGCCGACGATAAAATCTGGAAGCCGGAGAACTATGGACGGAAATTCCACGGGATGGTGACGCTGCGCGATGCCCTGGCGCACTCACATAATCTGGCCACCGTGCGATTGCTGGACAAGGTGGGCATCAAGAATGTCATTGAGTTTGCGCGAACGGTCGGCGTCACAAGTCCGCTTCCCGCAGATTTATCCCTGGGGTTGGGATCGTCCTCTATCGGGCTGCTGGAACTGACCTCGGTCTACGGCGTGTTTCTGAACAAGGGGACGAGAGCCGAGCCCTTTGCGATTAAGGTGGCCAAGGACAGTACCGGCAAGACACTTGAAGCCATGGAGGATCAGCCGCACGAACTCATCGCGAAGGAGACGGCCTATCTGATCACCAACATGATGGAAGATGTGATTCAGAAAGGGACCGGTCAGGCGGCGAAGGTGATCGATCGACCGATCGCCGGCAAGACCGGCACAACGAACGAATACATCAATGCCTGGTTTATCGGTGGAGCTCCGAACTTGGTAACGGGGGTATATGTCGGATTTGACGATCGCCGGCCCTTGGGAGAAAGCGAGACCGGTGCCCGTTCGGCGCTGCCGATTTGGATCCAGTTCATGAAGGAGGCCTTGCTCCAATTGCCGGTGGTGCCGTTTGAAATTCCTGAAGGCATCACCTATGTAAAAGTCGATCCGACCACCGGGCTGCTGGAGTCGGAGCAGGAAGGGGACGGAGAGAAAGGCTCAGTCGAGCTGTTCGCCAAAGGAAGCGAACCCACCCAATCGGCTGCGCGCCGTCTCGGGCCGACCGATTTCTATAAGCTGGATCAGATTCCTGAAGGGGGGCCTGTCGGGGAGGGTATCGCTTCGCCGTGA
- the iscX gene encoding Fe-S cluster assembly protein IscX, with protein MDLKWQNTEDIAIRLVEKHPDADPLAVRFTDMHAWIVALPDFKDDPKKSNEKILEAIQMAWHEEYQDSQS; from the coding sequence ATGGATTTGAAGTGGCAGAATACGGAAGATATTGCGATTCGACTGGTCGAGAAACACCCGGACGCGGATCCGCTGGCCGTTCGATTCACGGACATGCACGCCTGGATCGTGGCACTGCCGGATTTTAAAGATGATCCCAAGAAGTCGAACGAGAAGATCCTCGAAGCGATTCAGATGGCCTGGCATGAGGAATACCAAGACTCACAATCCTAA
- the dnaK gene encoding molecular chaperone DnaK: MARIVGIDLGTTNSLVAYMDEGTPRVIAGRHERAMVPSVVALTDNGLIVGDPAKEHLTRNPERTVYSVKRFMGKGLADVQDELAYFPYTLTEKGGVIRIKLGEKTYSPPQISAMILKELKLRAEAFLGESITKAVITVPAYFNDSQRQATKDAGMIAGLEVLRIINEPTAASLAYGLQEKTQGTIAVYDLGGGTFDISILKLKNGIFEVLATNGDTHLGGDDFDQLIADIFVADIRQQYGLDLKAHPDHMQGIRLEAERAKIRLSDELKTTVNLELPDGKGLFTRELTREHLESLCNALVERTLGPCRLALKDAGLTAADIDEVVLVGGSTRMPLVRQRVQALFGTQPHCELNPDEVVALGAAVQADILSGGTTDMLLLDVTPLSLGIETMGGVMSSLIRRNTTIPASAKEMFTTYVDGQTGVDIHILQGERELAKDNRSLARFRLKVPPLPAGVPRIEVTFLIDANGILNVMAKDMRTGETQSIEVKPSYGLSDQEVERMIEDSFKFAADDVSARKLIEARLDAGALIITTEKSLTDGGQLISAAEVTAIRQVLSALAAAKDGNDPRAIRARMAELEQAAKGLTVAMLDDSLKRGLQGKKVSEVT, translated from the coding sequence ATGGCACGCATCGTCGGCATAGATCTCGGAACAACGAACTCCCTTGTCGCCTATATGGACGAGGGCACGCCCCGTGTCATCGCAGGACGCCACGAGCGGGCCATGGTCCCCTCCGTCGTTGCGCTGACCGATAACGGGCTCATCGTCGGCGATCCGGCGAAAGAACACCTGACCAGAAACCCCGAGCGGACCGTCTATTCCGTGAAGCGGTTCATGGGCAAGGGCCTGGCCGACGTTCAGGACGAACTGGCCTACTTTCCCTATACGCTCACCGAGAAAGGCGGAGTCATCCGGATCAAGCTCGGCGAGAAGACCTATTCGCCGCCGCAGATTTCCGCCATGATCCTGAAGGAGTTGAAGCTCCGGGCGGAAGCCTTTCTCGGTGAGAGCATCACCAAAGCCGTCATCACCGTCCCCGCCTACTTCAACGACAGCCAGCGCCAGGCCACCAAAGACGCCGGTATGATCGCGGGGCTTGAGGTTCTGCGCATCATCAATGAGCCAACCGCAGCCTCGTTGGCTTATGGGCTCCAAGAAAAGACGCAGGGAACCATCGCGGTCTACGATCTCGGCGGCGGGACTTTCGATATATCAATCTTGAAGTTGAAGAACGGTATCTTCGAAGTGCTTGCCACCAATGGAGACACCCACCTGGGCGGCGACGACTTCGACCAGTTGATCGCCGACATCTTCGTCGCGGACATTCGCCAGCAGTACGGGCTCGACCTCAAGGCTCATCCCGATCATATGCAGGGAATCCGGCTTGAAGCCGAGCGGGCAAAAATCCGCCTCTCGGACGAACTCAAGACCACCGTGAACCTCGAACTTCCTGACGGCAAGGGTCTGTTCACCCGCGAACTCACGCGCGAACACCTGGAGTCGCTCTGCAACGCCCTGGTGGAACGTACGCTGGGACCCTGCCGTCTCGCCCTCAAGGATGCGGGGCTGACTGCAGCCGACATCGACGAAGTTGTGCTCGTCGGCGGCTCGACCCGCATGCCGCTGGTCCGTCAACGCGTGCAGGCTCTCTTTGGCACGCAACCGCATTGCGAGCTCAACCCGGACGAAGTCGTGGCCCTCGGCGCCGCCGTGCAGGCCGATATTCTGAGCGGCGGCACGACCGACATGCTCCTCCTCGACGTGACGCCTCTTTCGCTGGGCATCGAAACGATGGGCGGGGTCATGAGCAGCCTCATCCGCCGCAACACGACAATTCCCGCCAGCGCCAAGGAGATGTTCACCACCTATGTGGACGGACAGACCGGCGTAGACATCCACATTCTCCAGGGCGAACGGGAACTGGCGAAAGACAACCGCAGCCTGGCCCGTTTTCGGTTGAAAGTTCCGCCGCTGCCAGCGGGAGTGCCGCGCATCGAAGTGACCTTCCTGATCGATGCCAACGGCATTCTGAACGTCATGGCCAAAGACATGCGCACCGGTGAAACCCAGTCGATCGAGGTCAAACCCTCCTACGGGTTGTCGGATCAAGAAGTGGAGCGGATGATCGAAGACTCCTTCAAGTTCGCCGCAGACGATGTCAGCGCGCGAAAGTTGATTGAAGCCCGGCTCGACGCCGGAGCCTTGATCATCACCACGGAAAAGTCCTTAACCGACGGCGGGCAGCTCATCTCCGCCGCCGAGGTCACCGCCATTCGCCAAGTACTCTCGGCACTGGCTGCGGCCAAGGATGGGAACGACCCCCGCGCCATCCGCGCTCGCATGGCCGAGCTTGAACAAGCCGCGAAAGGCCTGACTGTAGCCATGTTGGACGATTCCCTCAAGCGAGGGCTGCAAGGCAAAAAGGTCTCTGAAGTTACGTAA
- the hscB gene encoding Fe-S protein assembly co-chaperone HscB — protein MDGHNHTHSTGDRRELQMARSMCWHCQSEVSGEYFCDRCVKVQPVSKELDYFTCFGIPRRLALDQQQMETKFYELSRAFHPDFYQNKSDAEQTISLGNSAMLNTAYRTLRDPIQRAEYLLDLEAGSVKEIRTTPPADLFEEILELQDTLDEFRASDRTSDAAAALRSQLQSERTTLEGRQRDMETQLHQLFGRWDELQDRGEATEQARTERDRILKDMRDILSNRTYVKNIVNDLVATIA, from the coding sequence ATGGATGGACACAATCATACCCATAGCACCGGTGACCGGCGCGAGCTGCAAATGGCTCGCAGTATGTGCTGGCACTGCCAATCCGAGGTCTCGGGAGAATACTTTTGCGATCGCTGCGTGAAGGTCCAGCCGGTGTCGAAGGAATTGGACTACTTCACCTGCTTCGGCATTCCCCGCCGATTGGCCCTCGATCAGCAACAGATGGAAACCAAATTCTACGAATTGAGCCGGGCGTTCCATCCCGACTTTTACCAGAATAAGAGCGATGCGGAGCAGACCATCAGCCTCGGCAACTCGGCCATGCTGAATACCGCCTATCGCACGCTGCGGGATCCGATTCAGCGAGCCGAATATCTGCTGGACCTCGAAGCCGGCTCGGTGAAAGAGATCCGGACGACACCGCCCGCCGACCTCTTCGAAGAAATCCTCGAACTCCAGGACACGCTCGATGAATTCCGCGCCAGTGACCGGACCTCCGACGCTGCCGCTGCGCTCCGTTCACAGCTCCAATCCGAACGCACCACGCTTGAGGGTCGGCAACGAGATATGGAAACCCAACTTCACCAACTCTTCGGCCGGTGGGATGAGCTACAAGACCGCGGCGAAGCCACCGAACAGGCGCGCACCGAACGGGACCGTATTCTGAAAGATATGCGGGACATCCTCTCCAACCGCACCTACGTCAAGAACATCGTCAACGACCTCGTCGCCACCATCGCATAA
- a CDS encoding iron-sulfur cluster assembly accessory protein, with translation MDATNTEAQTPVISLTDAAIKEVKRLINVQGIEEGGLRLGVKGGGCSGLSYTINFDEKIGQYDQVYDFDGVKIIVDAKSAIYLQGTQMDFHKDLMGGNFKFVNPNANKTCGCGESFSA, from the coding sequence ATGGACGCCACGAATACGGAAGCCCAGACCCCGGTCATTTCGCTCACCGATGCAGCGATTAAGGAAGTGAAGCGCCTGATCAATGTCCAAGGCATCGAAGAAGGCGGCCTCCGCCTCGGCGTCAAAGGGGGCGGCTGCTCCGGTCTGAGCTATACCATCAACTTCGACGAAAAGATCGGCCAATACGACCAGGTCTATGACTTCGACGGCGTGAAGATCATTGTGGACGCCAAGAGTGCGATCTACCTGCAAGGCACCCAGATGGACTTTCACAAGGACCTGATGGGCGGGAATTTCAAGTTCGTGAATCCGAACGCCAACAAAACCTGCGGCTGCGGAGAGTCTTTTTCGGCTTAA
- the iscU gene encoding Fe-S cluster assembly scaffold IscU, with the protein MAYSDKVVDHFNNPRNMGSFKKDEEGVGTGMVGAPECGDVMKLQIKVQNDTIVDAKFKTFGCGSAIASSSLATEWLKGKTIEEAQKIKNTDIVHELNLPPVKIHCSVLAEDAIKAALADYQKKADTK; encoded by the coding sequence ATGGCATACAGTGACAAAGTCGTTGATCATTTCAATAATCCCCGGAACATGGGGAGCTTCAAGAAAGACGAAGAGGGCGTGGGAACTGGGATGGTCGGTGCGCCCGAGTGCGGCGACGTCATGAAGCTGCAGATCAAGGTCCAGAACGATACGATCGTCGATGCCAAGTTCAAAACCTTCGGCTGCGGCTCCGCCATTGCCAGCTCCAGCCTGGCCACCGAATGGCTCAAGGGCAAGACCATCGAAGAGGCCCAAAAGATTAAGAACACCGACATCGTTCATGAATTGAACCTGCCACCGGTCAAGATCCACTGTTCGGTTCTGGCTGAGGATGCGATCAAGGCGGCACTGGCCGACTATCAGAAGAAAGCCGACACAAAGTAA